A single window of Modestobacter italicus DNA harbors:
- a CDS encoding 2-hydroxyacid dehydrogenase, producing MPDTAPAAPVLDLGADETLHVLVPSRALAEAVEAVSPRIRAHRFDPADGVPTGEAAEARVMVPRGGGELTAEVWDALPRLRLVQLMSAGAEKFVGRLPERVVLCNARGAHTPATAEWAVAATLAAQRGLPHFTRLQEAGRWEMRTDHSLVGAKVLIVGAGDIGRTIGRMMAGFDVDVTWVARTAREGVHAFGDLPDLLPDADVVVLIVPVTPETTGMVDAGFLAAMKDDALLVNAARGVVVDTDALLAELTAGRLRAALDVTEPEPLPEGHPLWSAPGLLLTPHVAGAVPDTNARATAAVVEQLQRVLAGQPLENVVADY from the coding sequence GTGCCCGACACCGCTCCTGCCGCGCCCGTCCTCGACCTCGGCGCCGACGAGACGCTGCACGTCCTCGTCCCCTCGCGTGCGCTCGCCGAGGCGGTGGAGGCCGTCTCCCCGCGCATCCGCGCGCACCGGTTCGACCCGGCCGACGGGGTGCCCACCGGCGAGGCCGCCGAGGCCCGGGTGATGGTGCCCCGCGGCGGCGGCGAGCTCACCGCCGAGGTCTGGGACGCGCTGCCCCGGCTCCGGCTGGTCCAGCTGATGAGCGCCGGGGCGGAGAAGTTCGTCGGCCGGCTCCCCGAGCGGGTCGTGCTGTGCAACGCCCGGGGAGCGCACACGCCGGCCACCGCGGAGTGGGCGGTCGCGGCGACGCTCGCCGCCCAGCGCGGGCTCCCGCACTTCACCCGGCTGCAGGAGGCCGGCCGCTGGGAGATGCGCACCGACCACTCACTGGTGGGCGCGAAGGTGCTGATCGTCGGTGCCGGGGACATCGGCCGCACGATCGGCCGGATGATGGCCGGCTTCGACGTCGACGTCACCTGGGTCGCCCGGACGGCGCGCGAGGGGGTGCACGCCTTCGGCGACCTGCCCGACCTGCTGCCGGACGCCGACGTGGTGGTGCTCATCGTCCCGGTCACCCCGGAGACGACCGGCATGGTCGACGCCGGGTTCCTCGCCGCGATGAAGGACGACGCGCTGCTGGTGAACGCCGCCCGCGGGGTGGTCGTGGACACCGACGCCCTGCTCGCCGAGCTCACCGCCGGCCGGCTGCGGGCGGCGCTGGACGTCACCGAGCCCGAGCCGCTGCCCGAGGGGCACCCGCTGTGGTCGGCCCCGGGCCTGCTGCTCACCCCGCACGTCGCAGGCGCCGTGCCGGACACCAACGCCCGGGCCACGGCCGCGGTGGTCGAGCAGCTCCAGCGGGTGCTCGCTGGCCAGCCGCTGGAGAACGTCGTCGCCGACTACTGA
- a CDS encoding PQQ-dependent sugar dehydrogenase codes for MARRTTGTGARRWAVVTLGCLLLAGCGSGYEPSGPFRDVPQGQPPQVAPPTTPGPVPAPGAPSTPGTEDEQEGDPNVVATGLTVPTGLVVLPDGSAVVGERDSGRLLQVFPDRSPARELMTLPVDAGGDGGLLGLALSPTFAEDGLVYAYLSTATDNRVVRFPLGGTPNPVLTGIPRGEVDNGGGLLFGPDATLYVGTGDTGDPALAEDPVSLAGKVLAVDVFGQPVGAGPVVSRGHQDVTALCQGPLQLYATDEARSGDDVLDAVTPGGDVGPDGADPVLSVPADEGGLGGCAVSGPYVFLGAMDGRQVRVTQLDGSGDMVGDPQPFLADQYGRLRTVVLDPSGALWITTSNRDGIGVPEEDDDRVLRVLPPSSGSESPL; via the coding sequence GTGGCACGGCGGACGACGGGAACGGGCGCGCGGCGGTGGGCCGTGGTCACGCTGGGCTGCCTGCTGCTGGCCGGCTGCGGGAGCGGCTACGAGCCGTCCGGGCCGTTCCGCGACGTGCCGCAGGGCCAGCCGCCGCAGGTCGCCCCGCCCACCACGCCCGGCCCCGTCCCCGCCCCGGGCGCGCCCTCGACACCCGGCACCGAGGACGAGCAGGAGGGCGACCCGAACGTGGTGGCGACCGGGCTGACCGTGCCGACCGGGCTCGTGGTGCTGCCCGACGGCAGCGCGGTCGTCGGCGAGCGGGACTCCGGCCGGCTGCTGCAGGTCTTCCCCGACCGCTCCCCCGCGCGCGAGCTGATGACGCTCCCGGTCGACGCCGGCGGAGACGGCGGCCTGCTCGGGCTGGCGCTGTCCCCCACCTTCGCCGAGGACGGGCTGGTCTACGCCTACCTCTCCACGGCCACCGACAACCGGGTGGTCCGCTTCCCGCTGGGCGGCACGCCGAACCCGGTCCTGACCGGCATCCCCCGCGGTGAGGTGGACAACGGCGGCGGGCTGCTGTTCGGCCCCGACGCCACGCTCTACGTCGGCACCGGCGACACCGGCGACCCGGCGCTGGCCGAGGACCCGGTGTCGCTGGCCGGCAAGGTGCTCGCCGTCGACGTGTTCGGCCAGCCGGTGGGCGCCGGGCCGGTGGTCAGCCGCGGGCACCAGGACGTCACCGCCCTGTGCCAGGGCCCGCTGCAGCTCTACGCCACCGACGAGGCCCGCTCCGGCGACGACGTCCTGGACGCGGTCACGCCCGGCGGCGACGTCGGTCCCGACGGCGCCGACCCGGTGCTCTCGGTGCCCGCCGACGAGGGCGGGCTCGGTGGCTGCGCGGTCTCCGGCCCCTACGTGTTCCTCGGGGCGATGGACGGCCGGCAGGTCCGGGTGACCCAGCTCGACGGCAGCGGCGACATGGTCGGCGACCCGCAGCCGTTCCTGGCCGACCAGTACGGCCGGCTGCGCACGGTGGTGCTCGACCCCTCGGGCGCGCTGTGGATCACCACCTCCAACCGGGACGGCATCGGCGTGCCGGAGGAGGACGACGACCGCGTGCTCCGCGTCCTCCCGCCGTCCTCGGGCTCCGAGTCACCCCTGTGA
- a CDS encoding GNAT family N-acetyltransferase — protein MELPDVELRPLRRADLPLLGRWLAEPLVARWWHHESSPEAVERDFGPSLDGEDVTALYVAEHAGAPFGLVQVYPIEAYPEYVEELTPVCAVPAGALSIDYLVGEPSARGRGLGTAMIAAAVARGFADHPAAQDVLVPVALGNVASWRALRRAGATWYAAGELSPDNPEDPPDHVVHRFTRRTPSQG, from the coding sequence GTGGAGCTCCCGGACGTCGAGCTCCGCCCGCTCCGCCGGGCGGACCTGCCGCTGCTCGGCCGCTGGCTGGCCGAGCCGCTGGTCGCGCGGTGGTGGCACCACGAGAGCTCGCCCGAGGCGGTGGAGCGGGACTTCGGCCCCAGCCTGGACGGCGAGGACGTCACCGCGCTGTACGTCGCCGAGCACGCCGGCGCACCGTTCGGCCTGGTGCAGGTCTACCCGATCGAGGCCTACCCGGAGTACGTCGAGGAGCTCACCCCGGTCTGCGCCGTCCCGGCCGGGGCGCTGAGCATCGACTACCTGGTCGGTGAGCCGTCCGCCCGGGGCCGCGGGCTGGGCACCGCGATGATCGCCGCCGCGGTGGCCCGGGGCTTCGCCGACCACCCGGCCGCGCAGGACGTGCTGGTGCCGGTGGCGCTGGGCAACGTGGCGTCGTGGCGGGCGCTGCGCCGGGCCGGTGCGACCTGGTACGCCGCCGGCGAGCTGAGCCCGGACAACCCCGAGGACCCGCCGGACCACGTCGTCCACCGGTTCACCCGGCGGACTCCGTCACAGGGGTGA